The proteins below come from a single Drosophila kikkawai strain 14028-0561.14 chromosome 3R, DkikHiC1v2, whole genome shotgun sequence genomic window:
- the LOC108083997 gene encoding arrestin domain-containing protein 3 isoform X1 has protein sequence MPTTCVFQLDRLNPGYNSGEYISGRILLRTDKVKRVNAVYVTLEGEAKVQWSMSGKSETANYSGHQQYLHSRTNVFDNSLFRAGVHVYVLTLRIPPDCPSTCKGPYGYIAYHLSLTIDKPWGFDEVFKKPINVVQTLDLNYNPEFTLPVKDENIKYLCHWPCISGPISSTLALPASGFTPLQEVPFRLEVDNQSPHYDINAVEVSIKQHFVFLSRNPVKRNFYTKTLVKELIADRTLRLSKRQYESSICVPMDTPRSTLNPNYIVFIHYTLQVKLKTGCFHYDTDLSVPIIVGTTSLQHLRNSVHTHQPARRTTTPERQRLIERVTPRPPTVEEETAAEAAATTTDEPHQALDDDEPPSYDSCLPPSFSFATLAGSQQTLGSNHAVVLQRIHLPKFPGFSTLIGTAPAHGMEDSGLDMHMYRSYGSLDTDHTGRSLDTFGSLCGPLSEHVEEQEHEVEAETEAEAEEEAETLDVTAQVHQVAAARAQVAEAEEDLLDEHLF, from the exons ATGCCCACAACTTGTGTTTTTCAGCTGGATCGCCTGAATCCTGGCTACAACAGCGGCGAGTACATCAGTGGTCGCATTTTGCTGCGCACGGACAAGGTGAAGCGCGTCAATG CCGTCTATGTGACCCTGGAGGGCGAGGCCAAGGTTCAGTGGTCGATGAGCGGCAAGAGCGAGACGGCCAATTATTCGGGCCATCAGCAATATTTACATTCCCGCACCAATGTGTTCGATAACTCCCTCTTCCGAGCTGGCGTCCACGTCTACGTGCTCACCCTGCGAATTCCCCCGGACTGTCCCAGCACCTGCAAGGGTCCGTACGGCTATATAGCGTACCACCTGTCCCTGACCATCGACAAGCCCTGGGGCTTCGACGAGGTCTTCAAGAAGCCCATTAACGTGGTGCAGACGCTGGACCTCAACTACAACCCAGAGTTTACG CTTCCCGTTAAGGATGAAAACATCAAGTATCTCTGTCATTGGCCCTGCATTTCGGGCCCCATCAGTTCCACCCTGGCCCTGCCCGCCTCTGGATTCACTCCGTTGCAGGAGGTGCCCTTCCGCTTGGAGGTGGACAACCAGTCGCCGCACTACGACATTAATGCTGTGGAGGTGTCCATTAAACAGCACTTTGTCTTCCTGTCGCGGAATCCCGTCAAGCGGAATTTCTATACCAAGACACTGGTCAAGGAGCTGATTGCGGATCGTACCCTGCGTCTGTCCAAGCGGCAGTACGAGTCCAGCATCTGTGTGCCCATGGACACGCCACGATCCACGCTTAATCCCAACTACATTGTGTTTATTCACTACACGCTCCAGGTGAAGTTGAAGACAGGTTGCTTCCACTATGACACGGACCTCTCGGTGCCCATTATTGTGGGCACCACCTCTCTGCAGCATCTCCGCAACTCGGTGCACACCCATCAACCGGCGCGGCGAACGACCACGCCGGAGAGGCAGCGATTAATCGAGCGGGTTACTCCGCGACCGCCAACGGTGGAGGAGGAAACAGCTGCAGAGGCGGCTGCCACGACAACCGATGAACCGCACCAGGCCCTCGATGATGATGAGCCGCCGAGCTACGATAGTTGCC TTCCACCCTCCTTCAGTTTTGCCACATTGGCTGGCAGTCAGCAGACCCTGGGCAGTAACCACGCGGTGGTCCTGCAGCGCATTCACTTACCAAAGTTTCCGGGCTTCAGCACCCTCATTGGGACAGCTCCGGCTCACGGAATGGAGGACTCTGGCCTGGATATGCATATGTATAGATCGTACGGTTCCCTGGACACTGACCACACGGGCCGGAGTCTGGATACCTTTGGATCGCTCTGCGGCCCCCTCTCCGAGCACGTTGAGGAGCAGGAACATGAGGTTGAGGCTGAGAcagaggctgaggctgaggaaGAGGCAGAGACGCTGGATGTGACTGCCCAAGTGCATCAGGTGGCAGCCGCAAGGGCTCAAGTGGCAGAGGCCGAGGAGGACCTGCTGGACGAACATCTGTTCTAG
- the LOC108083997 gene encoding arrestin domain-containing protein 17 isoform X2 → MVAVYVTLEGEAKVQWSMSGKSETANYSGHQQYLHSRTNVFDNSLFRAGVHVYVLTLRIPPDCPSTCKGPYGYIAYHLSLTIDKPWGFDEVFKKPINVVQTLDLNYNPEFTLPVKDENIKYLCHWPCISGPISSTLALPASGFTPLQEVPFRLEVDNQSPHYDINAVEVSIKQHFVFLSRNPVKRNFYTKTLVKELIADRTLRLSKRQYESSICVPMDTPRSTLNPNYIVFIHYTLQVKLKTGCFHYDTDLSVPIIVGTTSLQHLRNSVHTHQPARRTTTPERQRLIERVTPRPPTVEEETAAEAAATTTDEPHQALDDDEPPSYDSCLPPSFSFATLAGSQQTLGSNHAVVLQRIHLPKFPGFSTLIGTAPAHGMEDSGLDMHMYRSYGSLDTDHTGRSLDTFGSLCGPLSEHVEEQEHEVEAETEAEAEEEAETLDVTAQVHQVAAARAQVAEAEEDLLDEHLF, encoded by the exons ATGGTGG CCGTCTATGTGACCCTGGAGGGCGAGGCCAAGGTTCAGTGGTCGATGAGCGGCAAGAGCGAGACGGCCAATTATTCGGGCCATCAGCAATATTTACATTCCCGCACCAATGTGTTCGATAACTCCCTCTTCCGAGCTGGCGTCCACGTCTACGTGCTCACCCTGCGAATTCCCCCGGACTGTCCCAGCACCTGCAAGGGTCCGTACGGCTATATAGCGTACCACCTGTCCCTGACCATCGACAAGCCCTGGGGCTTCGACGAGGTCTTCAAGAAGCCCATTAACGTGGTGCAGACGCTGGACCTCAACTACAACCCAGAGTTTACG CTTCCCGTTAAGGATGAAAACATCAAGTATCTCTGTCATTGGCCCTGCATTTCGGGCCCCATCAGTTCCACCCTGGCCCTGCCCGCCTCTGGATTCACTCCGTTGCAGGAGGTGCCCTTCCGCTTGGAGGTGGACAACCAGTCGCCGCACTACGACATTAATGCTGTGGAGGTGTCCATTAAACAGCACTTTGTCTTCCTGTCGCGGAATCCCGTCAAGCGGAATTTCTATACCAAGACACTGGTCAAGGAGCTGATTGCGGATCGTACCCTGCGTCTGTCCAAGCGGCAGTACGAGTCCAGCATCTGTGTGCCCATGGACACGCCACGATCCACGCTTAATCCCAACTACATTGTGTTTATTCACTACACGCTCCAGGTGAAGTTGAAGACAGGTTGCTTCCACTATGACACGGACCTCTCGGTGCCCATTATTGTGGGCACCACCTCTCTGCAGCATCTCCGCAACTCGGTGCACACCCATCAACCGGCGCGGCGAACGACCACGCCGGAGAGGCAGCGATTAATCGAGCGGGTTACTCCGCGACCGCCAACGGTGGAGGAGGAAACAGCTGCAGAGGCGGCTGCCACGACAACCGATGAACCGCACCAGGCCCTCGATGATGATGAGCCGCCGAGCTACGATAGTTGCC TTCCACCCTCCTTCAGTTTTGCCACATTGGCTGGCAGTCAGCAGACCCTGGGCAGTAACCACGCGGTGGTCCTGCAGCGCATTCACTTACCAAAGTTTCCGGGCTTCAGCACCCTCATTGGGACAGCTCCGGCTCACGGAATGGAGGACTCTGGCCTGGATATGCATATGTATAGATCGTACGGTTCCCTGGACACTGACCACACGGGCCGGAGTCTGGATACCTTTGGATCGCTCTGCGGCCCCCTCTCCGAGCACGTTGAGGAGCAGGAACATGAGGTTGAGGCTGAGAcagaggctgaggctgaggaaGAGGCAGAGACGCTGGATGTGACTGCCCAAGTGCATCAGGTGGCAGCCGCAAGGGCTCAAGTGGCAGAGGCCGAGGAGGACCTGCTGGACGAACATCTGTTCTAG
- the LOC108084307 gene encoding arrestin domain-containing protein 4: MSHRCDIQLDNPRGAYRAGETVNGHVYLTLSERALIKAICLEANGYACTAWQLPQKTKKPKGTQPIVQGQPLDLDSRVDYFAKIDYFVGSEAAQPQIMEAGTYNYGFHVKLPQNCPGNFEGAHGHVRYTLQVLIHGSADRPLQVLHVRQLLIFPQNSLTQENRSSEVEIHEQTPRLKFWMKPLHLQLQIPRQGYSPGAGISVHVKLHNPERLPLREVTYSLVQISTYVAQLKNKPKRTDTKVDRQTILSRSHELVSLPKTELENFQHLHMLQVPQTAATLSVTQCSCLQLNYEVEVLVRTQQEKRLISARIPVIIGNVTPPCPGRLLMQEPLDASAPEPTPPVETAQKLAPNFSGSMASLSSNFREAEFMTATNLNKTNKHYLSGEQLDFRPRYVYYEMDQAQSEEVKSH, from the exons ATGAGCCACCGTTGCGACATCCAGTTGGACAATCCCCGGGGGGCCTATCGGGCCGGTGAAACAGTCAATGGTCACGTCTATCTGACCCTTTCGGAGCGTGCTTTAATCAAAG CAATCTGCCTGGAAGCTAATGGCTATGCCTGCACTGCCTGGCAGTTGCCTCAAAAGACCAAGAAACCCAAGGGTACGCAACCCATAGTGCAGGGTCAGCCTTTGGACCTAGATAGTCGAGTGGATTATTTTGCCAAAATCGATTATTTTGTGGGCTCCGAGGCTGCTCAGCCGCAGATAATGGAGGCGGGCACCTACAACTATGGATTCCATGTGAAGCTGCCCCAGAATTGTCCCGGGAATTTCGAGGGTGCCCACGGACATGTCCGGTACACACTTCAAGTGCTTATTCACGGCAGTGCTGATCGTCCTTTGCAAGTGCTTCATGTCCGGCAGTTGCTGATCTTTCCCCAAAATAGTCTCACCCAGGAGAACAGGAGTAGTGAAGTGGAGATTCATGAGCAGACGCCACGCCTAAAGTTCTGGATGAAACCGCTACATTTACAGCTTCAGATTCCCAGGCAGGGTTACTCGCCGGGAGCGGGAATTTCGGTACATGTGAAGCTTCACAATCCGGAAAGGCTGCCACTTCGAGAGGTCACCTATTCCCTGGTGCAGATCTCCACCTACGTGGCTCAATTGAAGAACAAGCCCAAGCGAACGGATACCAAAGTGGATAGACAAACAATACTGAGCAGAAGCCACGAGCTCGTCAGTCTGCCCAAGACGGAACTGGAGAATTTTCAGCATCTTCATATGCTCCAAGTGCCTCAAACTGCAGCCACTCTGAGTGTGACACAGTGCTCGTGCCTGCAGTTAAACTACGAGGTGGAGGTGCTGGTGAGGACCCAGCAGGAAAAGCGATTGATTTCTGCCAGAATCCCTGTCATTATTGGAAATGTAACACCGCCATGCCCTGGCAGACTCCTCATGCAAGAACCGCTGGATGCCTCGGCTCCGGAACCAACTCCGCCTGTAGAAACAGCCCAAAAGTTGGCTCCGAATTTCAGTGGTTCTATGGCCTCATTGT CTTCGAACTTCCGCGAAGCCGAATTTATGACGGCCACCAACCTGAACAAGACCAACAAGCATTATTTGTCTGGAGAGCAGTTGGACTTTAGGCCACGTTATGTCTACTATGAAATGGATCAAGCCCAATCCGAGGAAGTCAAGTCGCATTAA
- the LOC108084306 gene encoding arrestin domain-containing protein 3, whose protein sequence is MPSTCLFELDRPEPIYYSGETINGRAILTTTSEKNVNEVYILFEGEAKVRWDERKTRTQNGKTHHYTEYYRGKQTYLNTRTTVFGSGTLPPGTHTYNFCIPLPLECPSSLVQKYGKICYEVSVVVDRQWRFNNVFKQPLTVLQTYNLNMSPQLLMPLVREDIKHFCCWPCSSGPVLSTLTIPFGGYAPGQKIHFSLEIDNQSSGYDLEGIDVSLKQTYKFRAQTPHYKEREKEVTLNQSCQGEQVLRLSKKIINGTLAIPPVPPSSRNEGGIITVGYRIILTICMGSCHVDTDFDVPMVIGTIPLAQSAENPEHAAEWIPQTPDTPAGAAGDLPPSYDNCKPPTFEEATSSDDRFIDIDVDEHNRTDDFVPRYPMYTNFAMPSAPPPPSEDAESALLPTAPVLSLPHAATAPSNGENPTTSYGWNANP, encoded by the exons ATGCCGTCAACTTGCTTATTTGAGCTGGATCGTCCCGAACCGATTTACTATAGCGGAGAAACGATCAATGGACGTGCTATACTCACTACAACATCCGAAAAGAACGTAAACG AGGTTTACATACTCTTCGAGGGCGAGGCAAAAGTACGGTGGGATGAGCGCAAGACAAGGACCCAAAACGGGAAGACACACCACTACACCGAGTACTACCGGGGCAAGCAAACCTATCTAAATACCCGGACCACTGTCTTTGGATCGGGAACACTGCCCCCCGGCACCCACACCTATAACTTTTGCATTCCTCTACCGCTGGAATGCCCCTCCTCGCTGGTTCAAAAATACGGAAAAATCTGCTATGAAGTCTCCGTGGTCGTCGATCGTCAGTGGAGGTTCAACAACGTCTTCAAGCAACCGCTGACGGTGCTGCAGACCTATAATCTCAACATGAGCCCACAGTTGCTG ATGCCCCTGGTCCGTGAGGATATTAAACACTTTTGCTGCTGGCCCTGCAGCTCGGGACCGGTACTCTCGACGCTAACCATACCCTTCGGTGGTTACGCTCCCGGCCAAAAGATCCATTTCAGCCTGGAAATCGATAATCAATCCTCTGGCTACGACTTAGAGGGCATTGATGTGAGCCTTAAGCAGACCTACAAGTTCCGCGCCCAGACACCTCATTACAAGGAGCGCGAGAAGGAGGTTACCTTGAATCAAAGTTGTCAGGGGGAGCAGGTGCTGCGACTCtcgaaaaaaatcattaacGGAACGCTGGCTATACCGCCGGTGCCACCTTCTTCCCGTAACGAAGGCGGAATCATAACGGTTGGCTACCGGATCATTCTGACAATCTGCATGGGTTCATGTCACGTCGATACGGACTTTGATGTGCCAATGGTCATTGGAACGATTCCCTTGGCCCAGAGTGCCGAGAATCCAGAGCATGCGGCCGAGTGGATACCCCAAACACCGGACACTCCGGCTGGAGCTGCCGGGGATCTGCCGCCCAGCTATGACAATTGCA AACCACCGACCTTTGAGGAGGCCACCAGCTCAGACGACAGGTTCATCGATATCGATGTGGACGAACACAATCGCACGGATGACTTTGTCCCACGTTATCCAATGTACACCAACTTTGCCATGCCCTCGGCCCCGCCGCCTCCTTCAGAGGATGCGGAGTCTGCACTCCTACCAACGGCTCCGGTTCTGTCTTTACCACATGCCGCAACGGCACCATCGAACGGCGAGAATCCTACCACATCATATGGCTGGAACGCCAACCCATAG
- the LOC108084044 gene encoding arrestin domain-containing protein 17, protein MSKNCMITFDQNEHGTYFTGQVITGKVIVNLNKTKKLRGIKLQISGYAQAQWRVRRHGRAVAIQNPKKRSKHQYSGREDYIASTTYLMGSEQGSNFNMDAGTYTYTFACPIPSHCPSSFEGAYGHIRYLAKVTFLKPGASNRTHNVGFTVLKLLDLNQESKMLREPASNEAVEYFCLMHTKPVQLKVTLQQQGYVPGQFMLVHAQVRNDSSSDCRKLLIMLHLRATYTADQPSLRTTSEKIMLVKRECGPVPHHGQRTYTETLRIPATAPTCEHLSKVVRVSYEVRVVAVMNWLMANPRVIIPVTIGNVPLATAVSGPDFLPTPNTAYAAGSPLPADLPCTSTRAMELAQMSSSGVSNSGYEMTEDLEDFELPEDGDDELEATDEFVPDLPPPTYEQAMFMTTDIADTDANTVSEASQFTPRYPVFDVDTFQSPPPNPPQKKRRRRRRRPANPGQQKQLPEKQPVESPVQI, encoded by the exons ATGTCAAAGAACTGCATGATAACGTTCGACCAGAACGAGCACGGCACCTACTTTACCGGCCAGGTGATAACCGGCAAGGTGATCGTCAATCTGAACAAGACCAAGAAACTGCGCG GTATCAAACTACAAATCAGCGGCTATGCCCAGGCACAGTGGCGAGTCCGCCGACATGGCCGGGCGGTGGCCATCCAAAATCCCAAGAAACGATCCAAGCACCAGTACAGCGGACGGGAGGACTATATAGCCTCCACCACATACCTCATGGGCTCCGAACAGGGCAGCAACTTCAACATGGACGCGGGCACGTACACCTACACGTTCGCCTGCCCCATTCCCAGTCACTGCCCCTCTTCTTTTGAGGGTGCCTACGGCCATATCCGTTACCTGGCCAAGGTGACATTCCTCAAGCCGGGAGCCTCCAATCGCACCCATAACGTGGGCTTCACAGTCCTCAAACTGCTGGACCTGAACCAGGAGAGCAAGATGCTCAGGGAGCCGGCGAGCAACGAGGCCGTCGAGTACTTTTGCCTGATGCACACGAAACCCGTGCAGCTGAAggtgacgctgcagcagcagggcTATGTCCCGGGTCAGTTCATGCTAGTTCACGCCCAGGTGCGCAACGATTCCAGCTCCGACTGCCGCAAGTTGCTGATTATGCTGCACCTGCGGGCCACCTACACCGCCGACCAGCCCTCGCTGCGCACCACCTCCGAGAAGATCATGCTGGTGAAGCGAGAGTGCGGCCCGGTGCCCCATCATGGCCAGAGAACCTACACAGAAACACTAAGGATTCCAGCCACGGCGCCCACTTGTGAGCACCTGAGCAAGGTGGTGCGGGTGTCATACGAGGTCCGAGTGGTGGCCGTGATGAATTGGTTAATGGCCAATCCCCGGGTCATCATTCCCGTGACCATTGGCAATGTTCCTCTGGCTACGGCTGTCTCAGGACCAGATTTTTTGCCCACACCCAACACGGCTTACGCAGCTGGAAGTCCGCTGCCTGCCGATCTGCCCTGCACATCAACGAGGGCCATGGAACTGGCTCAGATGTCCAGCAGCGGAGTAAGCAACTCCGGCTACGAGATGACCGAGGATCTTGAGGACTTTGAGCTCCCAGAGGATGGGGATGACGAGCTGGAGGCAACCGACGAATTCGTGCCAGATTTGC CTCCTCCCACCTACGAACAGGCCATGTTTATGACCACCGACATTGCGGACACGGATGCAAACACCGTCAGCGAGGCCTCCCAGTTCACGCCCCGCTACCCCGTCTTCGATGTGGACACCTTCCAGAGTCCACCGCCAAATCCGCCCCAAAAGAagcgtcgtcgtcgccgcAGACGACCCGCCAATCCTGgccagcagaagcagctgcCGGAAAAGCAGCCCGTAGAGTCACCCGTACAGATTTGA